The following coding sequences lie in one Gemmatimonadales bacterium genomic window:
- a CDS encoding efflux RND transporter periplasmic adaptor subunit has translation MPFLTHSGRCTAAFGLVLGLAACGDKAPPQLPPPAVTIVTTAPHDIPASIELVGQGAASKFIEVRSQLNGVIIERPYTEGSDVAKGTLLFRLDPTVYEAAARSTQAAADNAQARLDNAERTLKRLTPLLAEGAVSQKDVDDATTELQQAQASLAEATANADRARKDYDDTFIRAEIPGRAGRAALPLGARVTGPADILTDLQQIDPIYVYFSPSDLELLRFRRERAEGKLVFPAGKLQVEVRLSDGTPLPSKGQLDFADLSLDSRTGTQQYRAEFRNPDRILLPGQFVRVRILGVTRRDAIVVPQRAVQQGLGGAFVYVVTDGDTARARTVVASNWEGDGWVIDSGLVASERVIVDGIQRVIAGRPVRITTGADSAATPATAAP, from the coding sequence GTGCCCTTTCTGACACACTCTGGCCGGTGCACGGCGGCATTCGGGCTGGTGCTTGGTCTCGCCGCATGTGGCGACAAGGCTCCTCCGCAGCTGCCCCCGCCCGCCGTCACGATCGTCACCACCGCGCCGCACGACATTCCGGCCAGCATCGAACTGGTTGGACAGGGGGCCGCGTCCAAGTTCATCGAGGTGCGATCGCAGCTCAACGGGGTGATCATCGAGCGGCCGTACACCGAGGGCAGTGACGTGGCCAAGGGGACACTCCTCTTTCGGCTGGATCCCACGGTCTACGAGGCCGCCGCGCGCAGCACCCAGGCGGCGGCGGACAACGCCCAGGCACGGCTCGACAACGCGGAGCGCACCCTGAAGCGCCTGACACCGCTCCTCGCCGAGGGCGCCGTCTCCCAGAAGGACGTGGACGACGCCACCACCGAGCTTCAGCAGGCGCAGGCCTCGCTCGCCGAGGCCACCGCCAACGCCGACCGGGCGCGGAAGGACTACGACGACACCTTCATCCGGGCCGAGATTCCCGGCCGGGCCGGCCGCGCGGCACTCCCCCTCGGGGCGCGGGTCACCGGGCCGGCAGACATTCTCACCGACCTCCAGCAGATCGATCCCATCTACGTCTACTTCAGTCCCTCGGACCTGGAGTTGCTGCGGTTCCGCCGGGAGCGCGCCGAAGGGAAGCTGGTCTTCCCGGCCGGCAAGCTGCAGGTGGAGGTCCGCCTCTCGGACGGTACGCCGCTGCCCTCGAAGGGGCAGCTGGACTTTGCCGACCTCTCGCTCGACTCACGCACGGGCACCCAGCAGTACCGGGCCGAGTTTCGAAATCCCGACCGGATTCTTCTCCCCGGGCAATTCGTCCGGGTGCGGATCCTTGGCGTGACCCGGCGCGACGCCATCGTCGTCCCGCAGCGGGCCGTGCAGCAGGGACTCGGGGGGGCCTTTGTCTACGTCGTCACCGACGGTGACACCGCCCGTGCCCGCACCGTCGTGGCCTCGAATTGGGAAGGCGACGGCTGGGTCATCGACAGCGGCCTCGTCGCCAGCGAGCGCGTCATCGTGGACGGGATCCAGCGGGTCATCGCCGGACGCCCGGTGCGCATCACGACCGGCGCCGACTCGGCCGCGACGCCCGCCACCGCCGCGCCATGA